From Enterococcus mediterraneensis, the proteins below share one genomic window:
- a CDS encoding PadR family transcriptional regulator gives MEEALTDSTYLILLALLKPQHGYAIMKEISKLTHGAFEIGPASMYTILKRLQAHEMIQLEESNDRKKIYRITQKGRNTLVREIERRRLFYKAGADLMSEIEGQEKGVSTKQQMDH, from the coding sequence ATGGAAGAAGCGTTGACAGATTCGACGTATTTGATATTACTCGCATTGCTCAAACCGCAGCACGGATATGCAATCATGAAAGAGATCAGCAAACTGACCCACGGAGCTTTTGAGATTGGGCCGGCAAGTATGTACACGATTTTGAAAAGATTGCAGGCACATGAAATGATTCAACTGGAAGAAAGCAATGATCGAAAAAAAATTTATCGTATCACGCAAAAAGGAAGAAATACTCTGGTCCGAGAAATTGAACGACGACGATTATTTTATAAGGCGGGAGCTGACTTGATGTCAGAAATCGAAGGGCAAGAAAAAGGAGTATCTACAAAACAGCAAATGGATCACTGA
- a CDS encoding ABC transporter permease, which translates to MDKFWIIASDVYKKNVKSISFLIMILIPFIALGVFYLAGIFAGNSSEIKTIGVYSQQTQLAKALAESDNDDYHFKALDSEKNAQEQLKDEKIDAYIVLDAETDNVKGTLYSESSLGQTTETLIQQILTNLQSTARAQSLGLNSEQVASLVQPADFTKQKVSFAEDGQMEVGEDNSTTQYIVSYVGTIVLFMFIITYAQIIAQEIASEKGTRIMEVILSSTKAQTHFYGKLTGVLLVALTQIGLYGLIFGVSYSRIKEMEFAKPLLENLSLDNIFGPFLYFTIIFIILGVLIYSVLAALCGSLVNKAEDTAKAIMPVTYLSLAGYMLGLILGAADPTNVIIRVTSYIPFISSYIMPIRLANDTVSVGGAAISVVILAVATIVLMLASARMYKSNVLIYNENGVWSALKQSFSLMKNEK; encoded by the coding sequence ATGGATAAATTTTGGATCATCGCTAGCGATGTTTATAAAAAGAATGTCAAATCGATCTCTTTTCTGATCATGATCTTGATCCCGTTCATCGCGTTGGGTGTGTTTTATCTGGCCGGGATCTTTGCCGGAAATTCTTCGGAGATCAAAACGATCGGTGTCTACTCGCAACAAACACAATTAGCCAAAGCATTAGCTGAAAGTGATAACGATGATTATCATTTTAAAGCGCTGGATTCTGAAAAAAATGCACAAGAACAGTTGAAAGATGAAAAAATCGATGCATATATCGTGTTGGATGCTGAGACTGACAATGTCAAAGGGACGCTTTACAGCGAATCTTCCCTCGGGCAAACAACCGAAACTCTTATCCAGCAGATATTAACCAATCTGCAAAGCACCGCGCGGGCACAATCCCTTGGTCTGAATTCAGAACAGGTAGCCAGTTTAGTTCAACCGGCTGATTTTACGAAACAAAAAGTCAGCTTTGCCGAAGACGGACAAATGGAAGTTGGGGAAGACAATAGCACCACTCAATATATCGTAAGTTATGTCGGGACTATCGTGTTGTTTATGTTTATCATCACCTATGCCCAGATCATTGCCCAAGAGATCGCTTCTGAAAAAGGAACCAGAATCATGGAAGTTATTCTTTCAAGTACAAAAGCGCAGACCCATTTTTACGGCAAGCTGACCGGTGTTCTGCTAGTCGCACTGACACAAATCGGGTTGTATGGACTGATCTTTGGCGTAAGCTATTCAAGGATCAAAGAAATGGAATTTGCCAAACCATTGTTGGAAAACCTTTCTTTAGATAATATTTTTGGCCCCTTCTTGTACTTTACTATCATCTTTATCATATTAGGTGTATTGATTTATTCTGTTTTGGCTGCCCTTTGCGGATCATTAGTGAACAAAGCGGAAGACACCGCCAAAGCCATCATGCCGGTGACCTATCTTTCATTGGCAGGGTATATGCTGGGCTTGATTTTAGGTGCGGCGGATCCTACCAATGTGATCATTCGCGTGACGTCTTATATTCCGTTCATCTCTTCTTATATCATGCCGATTCGTTTGGCGAATGACACAGTATCAGTCGGCGGTGCGGCGATCTCTGTTGTGATTTTAGCAGTTGCGACGATCGTTTTGATGCTGGCTTCTGCACGGATGTATAAATCTAACGTCTTGATCTACAATGAAAATGGCGTCTGGTCCGCATTGAAACAATCTTTCTCATTGATGAAAAATGAAAAATAG
- a CDS encoding VOC family protein encodes MKMAHTCVRVKNLEESLNFYQQAFGFEENRRRDFPENKFTLVYLTLPNDSYELELTYNYDHEAYDLGDGYGHIAIATSDLEKLHEEHKSKGLEVTDLKGLPGTAPSYYFVVDPDGYKIEVIREK; translated from the coding sequence ATGAAAATGGCACATACTTGTGTTCGCGTAAAAAATTTGGAGGAATCATTAAATTTCTATCAGCAAGCGTTTGGTTTTGAAGAAAACCGCCGCCGTGATTTCCCTGAAAATAAATTCACCCTTGTTTATTTGACATTACCAAATGATTCTTACGAATTAGAACTAACCTATAATTACGATCATGAAGCCTATGATTTAGGGGACGGCTACGGTCATATCGCTATCGCAACTTCTGATTTGGAAAAACTTCATGAAGAACATAAATCAAAAGGACTTGAAGTCACTGATCTAAAAGGCTTGCCAGGAACTGCTCCTTCTTACTATTTTGTAGTAGATCCAGACGGGTATAAAATCGAAGTGATTCGAGAAAAATAA
- a CDS encoding L,D-transpeptidase family protein, which translates to MKKGLLIFCASILLTTFYPIAGHAETMVGEDLTESTTAPLTTTAETVSTTSTTEESTVSSEPIEQETEIDQSTIPEATSAPEMTLNEQTSSSTQETSTSSEEKPKLEISAQKTDRQYVKINRAAVLYTLQGSELIPTKTLAASSQLFKTTKKAQAADGEFLAISDQKNQALGWVKKAEVTVLKGSYETVNRYVTITKKGYSFWQDPSFAKENLKSAPYYQKTLRVAEVFHHTNGSDYLAIYRNNGQFVGYINASGTAAAPGQQGIFLSDNQYATITSKNYTIWNNFNWQKKGTSAAYAGKTVKIKGRYEHYNGSRYYSLYDSKGKWLGYMNATGLKATKNPQGTYQNYGKYVTITKKNYTIWGSFNWKVKKNTTTKVSGQTFLAKGKYGHYNGSTYYSLYNNKGKWVGYLNAKAASVAKNAGGIWQKETKKVRVVKKNYTLWQNFSWQKRGNTTSYHNQILQVKGKYRHFNGSTYYSLYTTNGKWLGYGNSGAFGTPNVVYSQKTINRFVKLTNGSGNFLANPDPYSRALGKKSTYKGYMARAIKEAKTNNGTFLYLVMPGGNLGWVKSNQTTSVQSNYWMHTTGGRYPSLKVKNLNIQVSVSKQRVYIRSGSKTIYTMICSTGLWNYPTPYGNFRIQGEKGLSFWYGGSGGAYYRSYHQHGVYLFHTVPIAYPGTTNAFNAREGAKLGMRASHGCIRLSVPDAKWFYYNIPYNTPVKIYH; encoded by the coding sequence ATGAAAAAAGGGTTGCTGATTTTTTGCGCGAGTATCTTACTGACCACCTTCTATCCAATAGCCGGACATGCAGAAACGATGGTCGGAGAAGACCTGACGGAATCTACAACAGCGCCGCTGACTACAACTGCTGAAACTGTTTCTACGACCAGTACAACCGAAGAAAGCACTGTATCTTCTGAACCGATAGAACAGGAAACTGAAATCGACCAAAGTACAATACCGGAAGCGACATCTGCACCTGAAATGACGCTCAATGAACAAACCTCAAGTTCTACTCAAGAAACCTCGACTTCCAGTGAAGAAAAACCAAAACTCGAAATCTCCGCTCAAAAAACCGATCGGCAATATGTAAAAATCAATCGCGCCGCTGTTCTATACACATTGCAGGGAAGCGAACTGATCCCGACAAAAACGTTAGCGGCCTCCAGCCAGCTATTTAAAACAACAAAAAAAGCACAGGCAGCAGATGGTGAATTTTTAGCGATCTCTGACCAAAAAAACCAAGCACTAGGTTGGGTCAAAAAAGCTGAAGTGACAGTGCTGAAAGGCAGCTATGAAACAGTCAATCGATATGTCACTATCACGAAAAAAGGATATTCTTTTTGGCAAGATCCGAGTTTTGCAAAAGAAAATCTGAAAAGTGCTCCCTATTATCAGAAAACACTGCGAGTCGCTGAAGTGTTCCACCATACTAACGGTTCTGATTATTTAGCTATTTATCGCAATAATGGACAGTTTGTCGGTTATATCAATGCTAGCGGAACAGCCGCTGCACCAGGGCAACAAGGGATCTTTTTAAGCGACAACCAATACGCAACGATCACCAGCAAAAATTACACGATCTGGAATAATTTTAACTGGCAGAAAAAAGGGACCAGTGCCGCTTACGCCGGCAAAACAGTCAAAATAAAAGGTCGTTACGAGCATTACAACGGATCACGATATTATTCTTTATACGATTCAAAAGGCAAATGGCTGGGCTATATGAATGCCACTGGTCTGAAAGCTACTAAAAATCCGCAAGGTACTTATCAAAATTACGGCAAGTACGTAACGATCACGAAAAAAAACTATACGATCTGGGGCAGTTTCAACTGGAAAGTAAAGAAAAATACTACCACCAAAGTTTCCGGACAGACCTTCTTGGCAAAAGGAAAATACGGCCATTACAACGGCTCTACTTATTATTCACTATACAATAATAAAGGCAAATGGGTAGGATATCTCAATGCAAAGGCCGCCTCAGTCGCTAAAAATGCTGGCGGAATCTGGCAAAAAGAAACGAAAAAAGTCCGTGTCGTTAAAAAAAATTATACTCTTTGGCAGAATTTCAGTTGGCAGAAGCGTGGGAATACTACCAGCTATCATAACCAGATCCTGCAAGTAAAAGGCAAATATCGTCATTTTAACGGTTCAACGTATTATTCATTGTATACAACAAACGGCAAATGGTTAGGCTATGGTAATTCCGGTGCTTTTGGTACACCGAATGTCGTTTATTCACAAAAAACGATCAATCGTTTTGTAAAACTGACGAATGGTTCTGGAAACTTTCTGGCAAATCCTGATCCTTATAGCCGTGCTTTAGGAAAAAAATCTACTTATAAAGGGTATATGGCTCGAGCTATCAAGGAAGCGAAAACCAACAACGGAACTTTTCTATATCTAGTGATGCCAGGCGGAAATCTCGGCTGGGTCAAATCCAATCAAACGACTAGTGTACAGTCTAATTATTGGATGCATACCACTGGCGGCCGTTATCCTTCTTTGAAGGTGAAGAATCTGAATATCCAAGTTTCCGTCAGCAAACAGCGGGTCTATATCCGTTCCGGTTCTAAAACAATCTATACGATGATCTGTTCGACTGGCCTTTGGAATTATCCGACTCCTTACGGTAATTTCCGAATACAAGGAGAAAAAGGATTGTCCTTCTGGTACGGCGGTTCAGGCGGGGCATATTATCGTTCTTATCATCAGCATGGTGTGTACTTGTTCCACACAGTACCGATCGCTTATCCGGGAACTACGAATGCCTTTAATGCAAGAGAAGGGGCAAAATTAGGGATGCGGGCATCTCATGGCTGTATCCGTTTATCCGTGCCGGATGCAAAATGGTTCTACTATAATATTCCGTATAATACACCGGTCAAGATCTATCATTGA
- a CDS encoding NUDIX hydrolase, which yields MEHPVFGKKEEKEYTARYGAYIVIGRKNNEEIILVQAPNGAFFLPGGEIEKGETHEMAIDREMLEELGFKVEIGAYLGEAVEYFYSSHRDTYYYHPGYFYCAARWEKIAEPTETTNHISWHSIDDAMLLLKRGSHRWAVQQWLKQENK from the coding sequence ATGGAACATCCAGTTTTTGGAAAAAAGGAAGAAAAAGAGTATACAGCACGCTATGGCGCTTATATCGTGATTGGCAGAAAGAACAATGAGGAGATCATATTGGTACAAGCACCAAACGGAGCATTTTTCTTGCCTGGTGGAGAAATCGAAAAAGGCGAGACCCATGAAATGGCTATTGATCGTGAAATGCTGGAAGAATTGGGGTTTAAGGTGGAAATCGGCGCGTACTTGGGAGAAGCGGTGGAATATTTTTATTCCAGTCATCGCGACACTTATTATTATCATCCCGGATATTTTTATTGTGCCGCGCGTTGGGAAAAAATCGCAGAACCGACGGAAACGACCAATCATATCTCTTGGCACAGTATCGATGACGCCATGCTGCTGTTAAAACGGGGCAGTCATCGCTGGGCAGTCCAACAGTGGTTGAAGCAGGAGAACAAATAG
- a CDS encoding GNAT family N-acetyltransferase produces MDTKQLTIRQEGFDDHEAVEFLTFRSFVDLDIPGMPKRKIPTEHYLVSLLRKDPDFIPELDFVAVYNNEIIGSIFYSRSKVIRPNGAVVETVTFGPVAVKTELQGWGISSALIQHSLKKARELGYKSLLIMGHEAYYPRFGFVPASRFGITLEDGSSPAALMALELSEGALGTTGGKWLYADAYTQSEDQKALEAYHERFLKKFEKRLKGEKMTKNIYDSQQFFDEYAEMDRSKEGLKGAGEWGQFQELFPDLTNLKVLDIGCGYGWHSKYAADNGAKSVFAFDGSVKMIERAKKLNSDPKITYQVQDLETYAFPAETFDLVISNLVLHYIEDLEEIYKKINRTLTPGGIFLLNIEHPIYTSGVNQEWTYGENGEILNWPIDNYFYTGQRETIFLGQHVTKQHHTLTQILNGLLSTGFVLETVEEARPPQDMLDLPGMKDELRRPMMLLIRAKKV; encoded by the coding sequence ATGGATACGAAGCAACTAACGATACGTCAGGAAGGATTCGATGATCACGAAGCAGTCGAGTTTCTCACATTTAGAAGTTTTGTCGATCTTGATATTCCGGGAATGCCCAAAAGAAAGATACCAACTGAGCATTATCTCGTCAGTTTATTAAGAAAAGACCCTGATTTTATTCCTGAACTGGATTTTGTCGCAGTTTACAATAATGAAATCATTGGCAGTATCTTTTATAGTCGAAGCAAAGTTATCCGACCCAATGGCGCAGTAGTTGAAACAGTGACGTTTGGTCCGGTAGCTGTGAAGACAGAATTACAAGGCTGGGGAATCAGTTCGGCACTTATTCAGCACAGTCTGAAAAAAGCGAGAGAACTAGGCTATAAATCTCTTTTGATCATGGGACATGAAGCATATTATCCTCGTTTTGGCTTTGTTCCTGCTAGCCGATTCGGGATCACGTTAGAAGATGGTTCTTCTCCTGCTGCATTGATGGCGTTGGAACTTTCCGAAGGTGCTTTAGGAACGACTGGCGGAAAGTGGCTATATGCTGACGCATACACGCAAAGTGAAGATCAAAAAGCGCTAGAAGCGTACCATGAGCGTTTTTTGAAAAAATTTGAAAAACGGTTAAAAGGAGAAAAAATGACTAAAAATATCTATGATTCTCAGCAATTTTTTGATGAATATGCTGAGATGGACAGAAGCAAAGAAGGTTTGAAAGGCGCAGGGGAATGGGGGCAATTTCAAGAGCTGTTCCCGGATTTGACGAATCTAAAAGTTTTAGATATTGGCTGCGGATATGGCTGGCACAGCAAGTATGCAGCAGATAACGGTGCAAAATCCGTTTTTGCTTTTGACGGCAGTGTCAAAATGATTGAGAGGGCAAAAAAGCTGAATTCAGATCCGAAAATCACCTATCAAGTCCAAGATCTTGAGACGTATGCGTTCCCAGCGGAGACTTTCGATTTGGTTATTTCAAATCTTGTTCTTCATTACATCGAGGATTTAGAGGAGATCTATAAAAAAATCAATCGTACGTTGACTCCTGGCGGTATTTTTTTACTTAATATCGAACACCCGATCTATACATCTGGTGTCAATCAAGAGTGGACATATGGAGAAAATGGTGAAATCCTAAACTGGCCGATCGATAACTATTTTTATACCGGACAACGGGAAACCATATTTTTAGGACAACACGTGACCAAACAGCATCATACGCTGACCCAGATTTTGAATGGCTTGCTTTCAACTGGTTTTGTATTGGAAACTGTAGAAGAAGCGAGACCGCCTCAAGATATGCTGGATCTGCCGGGAATGAAAGATGAATTGCGGCGGCCGATGATGTTGCTGATCCGGGCGAAAAAAGTCTAG
- a CDS encoding gamma-glutamyl-gamma-aminobutyrate hydrolase family protein, with product MKPVVGIGGNDHFMSVPDAHWTAYTPKSFVDGIQQAGGIAVILPITEDPETIQYYISSIDKLLLTGGQDVAPEFYHQAPHQKLGAVYPARDRFEIALIQEALKQDKPIFGVCRGMQLLNVAFGGTLLQDLSLKEHAIKHDQLPTPFQIPTHTIQVAPESRLAKIVGTNYSVNSFHHQAIDQLADGFVVTASAPDGIIEGIESTAKKIMGIQWHPELAHAVIPSEQSIFDFFVHEF from the coding sequence ATGAAACCTGTTGTCGGAATTGGCGGCAACGATCATTTTATGAGCGTACCGGACGCCCATTGGACTGCTTACACGCCAAAAAGTTTTGTTGACGGTATCCAGCAAGCAGGGGGTATCGCAGTGATCTTGCCCATTACAGAAGATCCAGAAACGATCCAATACTATATTTCCAGTATCGATAAATTATTATTGACTGGCGGTCAGGATGTGGCGCCAGAGTTTTATCACCAAGCGCCTCATCAAAAACTGGGAGCTGTCTATCCTGCTAGAGACCGCTTCGAGATTGCTTTGATCCAAGAAGCGTTGAAGCAGGACAAACCTATTTTTGGTGTCTGTCGCGGTATGCAGTTGTTAAATGTCGCTTTCGGGGGTACATTGCTGCAAGACCTTTCACTAAAAGAGCATGCGATAAAACATGATCAGCTGCCGACACCTTTTCAGATCCCTACCCATACGATCCAAGTCGCCCCTGAAAGTCGGTTGGCAAAAATCGTTGGTACTAATTACAGCGTCAATTCATTCCATCATCAGGCGATTGATCAATTGGCAGACGGCTTTGTCGTGACTGCCTCTGCTCCTGACGGAATCATCGAAGGCATCGAGAGCACCGCGAAAAAAATCATGGGTATCCAATGGCATCCAGAATTGGCTCATGCCGTGATCCCTAGCGAACAAAGTATTTTTGATTTTTTTGTTCATGAATTTTAA
- a CDS encoding ABC transporter ATP-binding protein: protein MLEAKHLVKTFGSYTAVDDLSFNIQDGQIMGLIGQNGAGKTTTFRLILDFLKAEHGEVLWNGKPLSAKEYNIIGYLPEERGLYPKSSIQEQLIYFARLRGKSKQEIEPKIDEWMEKFQVKGKKTDKVKSLSKGNQQKVQLIATLIHEPKLVILDEPFSGLDPVNAELLKNGILELKEKGSCVIFSSHNMDNVEKICDHLIMLKNGQTVLNGKVHEIRESFGRTKVFLESDLSKENVQEIAGVRDVKQREDGSLEITLEDPDAGKEIFAQATKSGYIPMFNQQPPTLEEIFKWKAGAVHG from the coding sequence ATGTTAGAAGCAAAGCATTTAGTCAAGACATTCGGCAGTTATACCGCTGTCGACGATCTGTCGTTTAACATTCAGGACGGGCAGATCATGGGATTGATCGGACAAAACGGAGCAGGAAAAACCACAACGTTTCGTTTGATTTTAGATTTCCTTAAAGCTGAACACGGCGAAGTATTATGGAACGGCAAGCCATTAAGTGCAAAAGAATACAATATCATCGGCTATTTACCGGAAGAAAGAGGACTGTATCCAAAGTCGTCGATTCAAGAACAATTGATCTACTTTGCTCGTCTACGAGGAAAGTCCAAACAAGAGATCGAGCCGAAGATCGATGAATGGATGGAAAAATTCCAAGTCAAAGGCAAGAAAACGGATAAAGTCAAATCGTTGTCTAAAGGGAATCAGCAAAAGGTCCAGCTGATCGCTACACTGATCCACGAACCGAAATTAGTAATCTTAGACGAACCTTTCAGCGGATTGGATCCGGTAAACGCGGAATTGTTGAAAAACGGTATTCTGGAGTTGAAAGAGAAAGGATCTTGCGTCATTTTTTCCAGTCATAATATGGATAATGTGGAAAAAATCTGCGACCATCTGATCATGCTGAAAAATGGACAAACAGTCCTTAACGGGAAAGTCCATGAGATTCGAGAATCTTTCGGTCGAACGAAAGTCTTTTTAGAATCCGATTTATCGAAAGAAAATGTTCAAGAGATCGCAGGGGTGCGTGACGTGAAGCAAAGAGAAGACGGCAGTTTGGAGATCACTTTGGAAGATCCGGATGCCGGAAAAGAAATATTTGCACAGGCGACAAAATCCGGCTATATCCCAATGTTCAACCAACAACCGCCAACACTGGAAGAGATCTTCAAATGGAAAGCAGGTGCCGTTCATGGATAA